A genome region from Eremothecium gossypii ATCC 10895 chromosome VII, complete sequence includes the following:
- a CDS encoding AGL095Wp (Syntenic homolog of Saccharomyces cerevisiae YDR034W-B and YBR056W-A) translates to MNQGYGYNDKSGRGYGQGYGQGYSQGYDQNTYPDAHGRGGYGQSGYGRGGYGGGYGGGYGGGGYYSGQQQPIYHQQPPRNDGDTCCKMCCSVLLCCTLYRVFCG, encoded by the coding sequence ATGAACCAAGGTTACGGCTACAACGACAAAAGCGGGCGCGGCTACGGCCAGGGCTACGGCCAGGGCTACAGCCAGGGCTACGACCAGAACACCTACCCAGACGCCCATGGCCGTGGGGGTTATGGTCAGTCAGGATATGGTCGTGGCGGCTACGGCGGCGGCTACGGCGGCGGCtacggcggcggcggctaCTACAGCGGGCAACAGCAGCCTATCTACCACCAACAACCCCCCAGAAACGATGGTGACACATGTTGTAAGATGTGTTGCAGCGTGCTACTCTGCTGTACTCTCTACAGAGTCTTCTGCGGGTAG
- the MSS4 gene encoding 1-phosphatidylinositol-4-phosphate 5-kinase (Syntenic homolog of Saccharomyces cerevisiae YDR208W (MSS4)) produces MERQPESLRSANQFSASSSPTSVESIGTAMKALGERRSLVERGSYIEDLEDERVLLNRTLSGRRRVARRATSVQQKHARIFAAEEQGENARGAEAAPVRRRSSQFLNDGAMKASESATAELKKMRESLLIKREMKRKQRHLLDDDRVLVGNKVSEGHVNFIIAYNMLTGIRVAVSRCSGLMKPLSQRDFHQTKKLAFDYHGNELTPSSQYAFKFKDYCPEVFRELRARFGLDPADYLMSLTSKYILSELNSPGKSGSFFYFSRDYKYIIKTIHHSEHKHLRHVLHDYYEHVKANPDTLICQFYGLHRVKMPISFKNKVKNRRIYFIVMNNLFPPHLEMHTTFDLKGSTLGRYTKVSKEDEDARPVLKDLNWLEQHMNIQFGPHKGRVFLNQLKKDVDFLSRLNIMDYSLLLGIHDINLAAANSEDIHAMIPESSAKHALTSAFPANSNSNININNVITNASNNHFFQRDEGGIRASDAENKDLNIIYYIGIIDCLTNYSLLKKLETFWRGLSHDLYAVSAVPPNDYGLRFYKFIEDSVTQGKTGHRD; encoded by the coding sequence ATGGAGAGGCAGCCGGAGTCGCTGAGGTCCGCGAACCAGTTCtcggcgtcgtcgtcgccaACCTCGGTGGAGTCGATCGGGACGGCGATGAAGGCGCTGGGCGAGCGGCGGAGCCTGGTGGAGCGGGGCTCATATATTGAGGACCTGGAGGACGAACGCGTGCTGCTGAACCGCACGCTgagcgggcggcggcgcgtggcgcggcgggcgacGAGCGTGCAGCAGAAGCATGCACGCATCTTCGCGGCGGAGGAGCAGGGGGAGAacgcgcgcggcgcggaggccgcgccggtgcggcggcggtcGTCGCAGTTCCTGAACGACGGGGCGATGAAGGCGTCCGAGTCGGCGACCGCGGAGCTCAAGAAGATGCGGGAGTCGCTTTTGATCAAGCGGGAGATGAAGCGCAAGCAACGCCATCTTCTCGACGACGACCGGGTGCTGGTGGGCAACAAGGTGAGCGAGGGACACGTCAACTTCATCATCGCGTACAACATGCTCACGGGCATCCGCGTCGCGGTCTCCCGCTGCTCGGGCCTTATGAAGCCGTTGAGCCAGCGGGACTTTCACCAGACGAAGAAGCTAGCATTCGACTATCATGGCAACGAGCTCACGCCCAGCTCACAGTATGCCTTCAAATTCAAAGACTACTGCCCGGAGGTATTTAGGGAGTTGAGGGCACGGTTTGGACTGGATCCGGCTGACTACTTGATGTCCTTGACCTCGAAATATATTCTCAGCGAGCTAAATTCGCCTGGCAAGTCCGGTTCCTTTTTCTACTTTTCGCGCGACTACAAATACATTATCAAAACGATCCACCACTCCGAGCATAAGCATTTGCGACATGTGTTGCATGATTACTATGAGCATGTAAAAGCCAATCCTGACACTCTTATATGTCAGTTTTATGGCTTGCATAGGGTGAAGATGCCCATCTCCTTCAAAAACAAGGTCAAAAATAGACGGATCTACTTCATCGTAATGAATAACCTATTTCCACCGCACTTGGAGATGCATACTACTTTTGATTTGAAAGGATCTACCTTGGGCCGCTATACAAAAGTGTCGAAGGAAGACGAGGACGCCCGGCCTGTCTTGAAGGACTTGAATTGGTTGGAACAACATATGAACATCCAGTTCGGCCCCCACAAGGGCCGTGTCTTCTTGAACCAGTTAAAGAAGGACGTCGACTTCCTATCCCGATTGAACATTATGGATTACTCCTTATTGTTGGGCATCCATGATATTAACCTAGCGGCAGCAAACAGCGAAGACATACATGCCATGATACCAGAATCGTCAGCGAAACATGCCCTCACTTCTGCGTTCCCAGCTAATTCTAACTCTAATATTAATATTAATAACGTCATTACGAACGCCTCGAATAACCACTTTTTCCAGCGTGACGAAGGCGGCATCAGGGCTTCAGATGCAGAAAACAAAGATCTCAACATCATCTATTACATTGGTATCATTGACTGTCTAACAAACTACTCTCTTTTGAAAAAGCTAGAAACATTCTGGAGGGGTCTTAGCCACGACTTATACGCTGTGAGCGCCGTCCCCCCCAATGACTACGGCCTGCGTTTTTATAAATTTATAGAGGACTCCGTTACTCAGGGCAAGACCGGCCATCGAGACTGA